In Opitutaceae bacterium, the sequence ACGCAATCGTGCGCGGAAACGTTTCGGCAAACATGCCGCCGAGGTCGCGGATCAGACGGTTCACCGAGACAGGACGATAGCTCACCTCCGCCTTCCGGCTGAACGTGAGAATCTGCCGCACAAGTCCGACCGCGCGCTGCGACGCATTGTAGATCTCCTTCAGGAAGCGCTGCTGGTCCTCGTTGCCGGCCGACCTTGCCATCGCGATCTCCGTGAATCCGCTGATGATCGCCAGCATGTTGTTGAAATCATGCGCGATCCCCCCCGCAAGCGTGCCCAGGCTCTCCATCTTCTGGGCCTGGCGAAGCTGGTCCTCGAGCTTCTTGCGTTCCGTGATGTCCTCGCGAAGGCACAGCAGGTGGGTGATTTCGTCAGAGTGGTTGCGGATGGGTGACACCTGCACGAACTCCCACACCTTCCTGTCGTTCTTGCACGGGGTGCAAAGCTCGCCGCGCCACTCCCTGCCCGCGCTGACCGTCGCAAAGAACCGCTCGTAGTCCGAATCATTGCTGAATCCCGTGCGCAGGACCTGGATGTCCTTTTCGAAAATCTCCTCGAGCGTGTAGCCGGTGATCTGCGTGTAGCGCGGGTTCACGTACTGCACCAGCCCCTCCGGTGTCGTGATGACCACCGCCAGGGGCGACTGCTCAACCGCGTTGGCCAGCTTGTGGAAGTGCTCCTCGGAAAGCCTGCGCTTGGTGACGTCCCGTCCTATGGCGCGGAAGGCGACAATCAGTCCCTCCTCATCGCGAACGGCATTCTCCTCCCATGCAATCCAGCGCCAGCCCTGGGCGGTCAGCCACCGGTCCTCATGGGAACATCTGAACGGCGCGTGGGCAAGCCGCTGGGTGCAGTGCTTCCAGCTCTTGAGGTCATCAGAGTGTATCAGCACGCTTGGATCGGAACCGCACCAGTTCTGCACCGGCACGCCAAATTTCCTGGCGAAAGCCTGGTTGACAGCGACAACCCGCCCGTCCGGTCCTCGCACCAGGGCCAGCTCAACGCTGAGCTCCCACGGGGCGACCAGCGAGTCGGTTCGGGTGACTGGCGCGGTTGGAATCATGACGAGGCGCCGTGACCTCGCCGGTCAGACGAGACCGCTCAGAACGGTCGGCAGGCGCTGCACGCTGTTTGAAAGCGCAGCCCGTGCAATTCTGGTCTCCTTCTCCCCGTCGCCGTAGAGGATGGTCCAGCCTGACAGCTTGAGCCAGGCTTCATCGGGAATCGAAGCGACCTTTTCGAATCCTCCAGGAATGCCCGCATAACGAACCAGATGATCGGCCACCTGCACGGCGGCCGCGTAGAATCCATGATCGGGCGCGGATTCCGGAGCATTGTGGTAAAGGACCGCATCCGTGATCTCCGCCGAAAGCTGGTGACGCTGGAGATAGTAGCCGCCAATGCGCGCATGATCCCATCCGATCAACGAGCGCTCGGCCGCACAGACATCCTCTGGAGACGCATAGGTCTGCTCGACGATTTGTCCGAACTCGGTGGGAAAGGCCGTGGCCAGGACCACCTTGCCGACATTGTGAAGCAGTCCGATGATGTAGTCGGTGTCGTCGTCGATGAGCAGCGTGGTTGTGGCAAGAATCTCGCGCGTCATTATCGCCGCTCCAATCGAGTGCTTCCACAGTTCGCGCCAGGGCAGCCGAAGCGGGGAGCGCGAGATTTTTTCAAGCTCCTCGATCACGGGAGTGGCCATCGACAACTCACGAATCTGCCGCAGCCCGAGATAGAACACCGCCTCCTCTATGTTGTTCACCTTCGCCGTCAGTCCAAAGTAGACGCTGTTGACCATCCTCAGGAGACGCGCCGTCAGCGACGGATCCCGGCGTATGATCTCGGCAATCTGGGAATTGAAACTCTGTTCCGAATTCACCAGCCCCGCGAGCGCCCGGTTGATGCTTTGCAGCGACGCCAGCTTGGGACACGCATCGACCCGCTTCATGATTTCAGAGTCACTGTAGGTCTGCGTGGACATCAGGGTTGGACCTTGCGAGACGGTGGTGGACATGTTGGCGTCGTTGCGCGGGCTTGGCGGAAATGGGCGGTGTATGCCGTGCACAGGGAATCGGCGGCGCACGCGGGAAGTTTAGGGGTTTTTTGCCGCGCGACAGGGGAAACTACTCAAGCGCCGCAGGCACTTGCCGAAGGATGTCAACAGCCCGGCCTCATGGCTCACAACAAAACACACGTTCAGCTCCAAGCTGCCTTGTCACACCATCGTGCGGGGCGCCTGCGGGAGGCAGCGGACCTCTACGCCCGGCTGCGGCGGATCGATCCGAGGCATTTCGACGCCTGCCACCTCGGGGGAACGGCTGCGCTCCAGCTGGGGAATCCGCTCGAATCCATCCCGCTCTTCAAGCAGGCGCTCAACATCGATCCCCGTTCCGCCGTCTGCGGCATGCGCCTCGGCCTAGCCTGGCTCGCATCCGGACACGCGAGCGAGGCGGTGAAACAACTTCGCCTGATCACTGAGAGGCACCCGCAGTTTTTCGAGGCGTGGGACAACCTTGGCATGGCCTTGAAATCGGCCGGTCTGATCAACGACGCCTTCGCCGCGCATCACCACTCGGTTGAAATTCAACCGCGGTATGCGTCCGGTTGGTACAATCTGGGGCACACACACTCGCTGCTCGGCCGCAGCAGCGAGGCGCTTGCGTGCCACGATCGCGCGCTCGCCATCGATCCCGGACATGCCCTCGCTCACTTCGGACGCGGCCAGGCCCTCCAGCAGCTTCACCGCATTGAGGAAGCCATTGCGGCCTACGACCGCCAGCTCCTGCTCAATCCGGATCACCACGAATCTCGCAGCTCCCGCCTCTTCGCGCTCAATTATCTCCCGCTCCGTCCGAGAGAAACCGTTTTCGCCGAACACGCCGAATTTGGCGAACGGATTGAGGCTGCGGTCAGGCGCGCCACAGCCCTGACCGACACAGTGTCTCATGACGCCCGGCCTGGCTCCGAACGCCGACTGCGAATCGCCTTCGTCTCCCCCGACCTGCGCACCCACGCAGTCGCCTGCTTCCTCGAGCCGCTGCTCGCGCATCTCGACCGCACACGGTTCGAAACCGCCCTCTATCACGATCACTACGTCGTGGATGGCATGAGCAATCGCCTGCGCGCGCACGCCGCGATCTGGCGGCACATCGTCGGCATGCCTGACGACGCCGTTGAGCGTCTCATACGCGACGACTCACCGGACATCGTGATCGATCTCGCCGGACACACCGGACTCAACCGCCTGCCGCTCTTCGCCCGCCGGCTCGCCCCCATGCAGGTCACCTTTCTCGGCTATCCCAACACCACGGGACTTTCGACGATCGACTGCAGGTTCACGGACACGCTTGCGGATCCCAGTCCGGAATCGGACGCCTATCACACGGAGCGGCTCGTGCGATTCAGTCCCTGCGCCTGGGCCTTCCAGCCGCCGGCGGATTCACCTGAAGCGCCACGTCTGCCCTGTTCCGACGGACGGGGAGTCGCATTCGGCTCCTTCAACAATTTCTCCAAGATCTCCGACTGCACCCTGGCACTCTGGAAAAGGATCCTCGACGCCGCGCCCGGCTCGCGACTTGTGCTGAAAAGCTCGACGGCGACGGACTCCGCATTCCCGAGGCGACTCGCCCGCTGCGGACTCGATGCCAGCCGGATCGAAATGCTCAGCCCCGCCAGTTCCATCAGGGACCATCTCGAGATGTACGCCCGCATGGACATCGCGCTCGACACCTTCCCCTATCATGGCACCACGACGACGTGCGAGGCGCTGTGGATGCAGCGGCCCGTGGTGACCCTCGCCGGTGACCGCCATGCAAGCCGGGTCGGCGTCTCATTGCTGAGCGCCATTGACCGTCGTGACTGGATCGCCCGCTCAGAATCCGAGTACGTGGAGATCGCCGCGCGGCTTGCGGCTGACCGCCCTGTATTGGAAACGACGAGTGCGCAGCTGCGGGACTGCCTTCGCAAGAGCATCCTCTTTGATCATGCCGGACAGGCCGCTCGATTCGGCGCCGCGCTGCAGGCGTGCTGGAACGAACAAAACAGAGCGGCAGAACCCTCCGCACCTGAACATGCGCGGCAGACCGCCACCACATGACTCCCGCGAAGATCCAGAACGTGCTGCAGACCGGCCTCGCGCACCACCGTGCGGGTCGCCTGGAGCAGGCCGCCGCCTGCTACGACCAGGCGCTCAAGGCCGTGCCAGGACTCTTCGACGCCGCGCATCTCGCCGGCACGGTCGCGTATCAACGCGGCAACTACACGGATGCGGTCAGTCTTCTCTCCCGCGCACTCACGCTCGATCCGCGCTCCGCGCCCTGCGCCATGCGCCTGGGAATGGCCCTGTTTTCCCACGGGCAGCCGGAGCAGGCGGAGAGACACCTGCGTGCATCCCTTGCCCGACAGCCGTCCGCTGCGGAAACCTGGAACGGACTCGGGCTCGTGCTGCGCGCACTCGGGCGTCCGCCGGAGGCCATCGAGGCATTCAAACGCGCGCTTTCCCTCCAGCCGGCCCTTGCCGAGGCCCACGACCAGCTGGGAGCGCTCATCGCGGACACCCAGGGGCTCTCCCACGCCATTCCCCATTTTCAGAAGGCAGTCGAACTGGATCCGAATTTCGCCCCGGCCTGGTGCAATCTCGGACTTGCCCAGGTGCAGACCGGTGACACCGGGGCGGGCATGGTTTCACTCGACAGGGCGCTTTCAATCAATCCACGCTTCACCCAGGCCCTGCTTGGCAGGGGGCTCGCCCTTCAACGAACCAACCGCATTGAGGAGGCGATCGCAGCCTATGATCGAGCGCTCGAGGCCGATGCCGGGAATTTCGAAGCCCGCAGCGCACGCCTGCTCTGCCTCAACTACCTCGACGGCATGGATGCGGCGCGCCTCTTCGAGGAACATCGGGCTTTCGGCAGACTGCTGGAGACGGAACACGCCGTGCATCTTCACACGCAAACCTCCACCGTCGTGCGCGCGCGCCTCCGTGTCGCCTTTCTCTCACCCGATCTGCGCGCCCACTCGGTCTCGTATTTTATCGAGCCGCTTCTGCGGCACCTGAATCCCTCGCAGTTCGACGTGATTCTCTACCACGATCACGCCGTTGCGGATGCAGTGAGCTCGCGGCTGCGGCAGCATGCGGCTCTCTGGCGAAACTTCGCCTCACAGCCCAATCGCTGGGCCGAGGAACAAATACGAAAGGACGGCCCGGACATTCTCGTCGACCTGGCCGGGCACACCGGCTTCAACCGCCTGCCGATGCTGTCCAAGCGGCTCGCCCCGGTCCAGGTAAGTTACCTGGGATACCCCAACACGACCGGC encodes:
- a CDS encoding PAS domain S-box protein gives rise to the protein MIPTAPVTRTDSLVAPWELSVELALVRGPDGRVVAVNQAFARKFGVPVQNWCGSDPSVLIHSDDLKSWKHCTQRLAHAPFRCSHEDRWLTAQGWRWIAWEENAVRDEEGLIVAFRAIGRDVTKRRLSEEHFHKLANAVEQSPLAVVITTPEGLVQYVNPRYTQITGYTLEEIFEKDIQVLRTGFSNDSDYERFFATVSAGREWRGELCTPCKNDRKVWEFVQVSPIRNHSDEITHLLCLREDITERKKLEDQLRQAQKMESLGTLAGGIAHDFNNMLAIISGFTEIAMARSAGNEDQQRFLKEIYNASQRAVGLVRQILTFSRKAEVSYRPVSVNRLIRDLGGMFAETFPRTIAFELQLADGLPLIAADQNQLQQVVMNLCVNARDAMPDGGRITVSTCKVSGLSISRLNADARHEYVCIRVTDTGCGIPQQVRERIFEPFFTTKQEAGGTGLGLSVVYGVISNHKGFIDLESTPGQGSTFLVYLPIELADSQGLIDENGAATEIPVGTETVLVVEDESSLRTLLRVVLEMRGYKVRTVSDGGEALEFLLGNPGTIDAVLLDLNLPKVSGVEVFTTIRRIRPKAKVIVVSGNIAPEVKAGLEKQGQRLFISKPYRLHELGRLLRESLDEPRA
- a CDS encoding HDOD domain-containing protein, with translation MSTTVSQGPTLMSTQTYSDSEIMKRVDACPKLASLQSINRALAGLVNSEQSFNSQIAEIIRRDPSLTARLLRMVNSVYFGLTAKVNNIEEAVFYLGLRQIRELSMATPVIEELEKISRSPLRLPWRELWKHSIGAAIMTREILATTTLLIDDDTDYIIGLLHNVGKVVLATAFPTEFGQIVEQTYASPEDVCAAERSLIGWDHARIGGYYLQRHQLSAEITDAVLYHNAPESAPDHGFYAAAVQVADHLVRYAGIPGGFEKVASIPDEAWLKLSGWTILYGDGEKETRIARAALSNSVQRLPTVLSGLV
- a CDS encoding tetratricopeptide repeat protein, which codes for MAHNKTHVQLQAALSHHRAGRLREAADLYARLRRIDPRHFDACHLGGTAALQLGNPLESIPLFKQALNIDPRSAVCGMRLGLAWLASGHASEAVKQLRLITERHPQFFEAWDNLGMALKSAGLINDAFAAHHHSVEIQPRYASGWYNLGHTHSLLGRSSEALACHDRALAIDPGHALAHFGRGQALQQLHRIEEAIAAYDRQLLLNPDHHESRSSRLFALNYLPLRPRETVFAEHAEFGERIEAAVRRATALTDTVSHDARPGSERRLRIAFVSPDLRTHAVACFLEPLLAHLDRTRFETALYHDHYVVDGMSNRLRAHAAIWRHIVGMPDDAVERLIRDDSPDIVIDLAGHTGLNRLPLFARRLAPMQVTFLGYPNTTGLSTIDCRFTDTLADPSPESDAYHTERLVRFSPCAWAFQPPADSPEAPRLPCSDGRGVAFGSFNNFSKISDCTLALWKRILDAAPGSRLVLKSSTATDSAFPRRLARCGLDASRIEMLSPASSIRDHLEMYARMDIALDTFPYHGTTTTCEALWMQRPVVTLAGDRHASRVGVSLLSAIDRRDWIARSESEYVEIAARLAADRPVLETTSAQLRDCLRKSILFDHAGQAARFGAALQACWNEQNRAAEPSAPEHARQTATT
- a CDS encoding tetratricopeptide repeat protein; its protein translation is MTPAKIQNVLQTGLAHHRAGRLEQAAACYDQALKAVPGLFDAAHLAGTVAYQRGNYTDAVSLLSRALTLDPRSAPCAMRLGMALFSHGQPEQAERHLRASLARQPSAAETWNGLGLVLRALGRPPEAIEAFKRALSLQPALAEAHDQLGALIADTQGLSHAIPHFQKAVELDPNFAPAWCNLGLAQVQTGDTGAGMVSLDRALSINPRFTQALLGRGLALQRTNRIEEAIAAYDRALEADAGNFEARSARLLCLNYLDGMDAARLFEEHRAFGRLLETEHAVHLHTQTSTVVRARLRVAFLSPDLRAHSVSYFIEPLLRHLNPSQFDVILYHDHAVADAVSSRLRQHAALWRNFASQPNRWAEEQIRKDGPDILVDLAGHTGFNRLPMLSKRLAPVQVSYLGYPNTTGLQAMDFRFTDDIADPSPSSDAFHTERLVRFSPCAWSYQPSATAPDVAPPPCVTSPEVTFGSFNNAAKFSPHTLELWAAVLSAVPRSRIFLKGHGIDDPAFQQRLHSFMEKHGISGDRLSFAGRTAGLEAHLGLYNRIDVALDTAPYNGTTTTCEALWMGRPVITLAGNRHASRVGASLLAAIGHSEWTARTVSEYAGLAVQLTRDRQALAAQADRLRNQMLGSVLMDHAMQSKRFGDALRQCHASMTQAAA